A genomic stretch from Helianthus annuus cultivar XRQ/B chromosome 1, HanXRQr2.0-SUNRISE, whole genome shotgun sequence includes:
- the LOC110867660 gene encoding long chain acyl-CoA synthetase 1-like: protein MLRWSEFVDGKWGPYLWKSYKTVYEEVLNAVAALRASGIGPGCKVGIYGASCPQLIVAMEAMPRVTFLCLYMIPLDQERSALYWTMPKLMLFLSKIKKLNY, encoded by the exons ATGCTGAGATGGAGCGAGTTTGTTGATGGAAAA TGGGGGCCATATTTGTGGAAGAGTTACAAGACTGTGTATGAGGAGGTTTTGAATGCTGTTGCAGCCTTGAGGGCTTCAGGAATTGGACCT GGCTGTAAAGTGGGAATCTATGGAGCAAGCTGCCCTCAATTGATTGTGGCAATGGAG GCAATGCCCAGAGTTACATTTCTGTGCCTCTATATGATACCCTTG GACCAGGAGCGGTCAGCTTTATATTGGACCATGCCGAAATTGATGTTGTTTTTGTCCAAGATAAAAAAGTTAAA CTACTGA